The proteins below come from a single Nocardioides eburneiflavus genomic window:
- the istA gene encoding IS21 family transposase, translated as MLSVEDWAEIRRLHRAEGVPIKVIARSMGISKNTVRKALRDEGPPRYERPARGSLVDEVEPRIRELLRVTPTMPATVVAERIGWEHSIRTLRTRVSELRPVYLPPDPASRTTYEAGELAQFDFWFPDIELPVGYGQTRTAKRLPVMTMCSGYSRWTGAVLIPRRESEDLFAGWWHLIQQLGAVPRTLVWDGEGAVGRWRARRPELTAECQAFRGVLGASVYICKPADPEAKGMLERFHDYLERSFLPGRTFTSPEDFNTQLGKWVARANTRRMRVLGCSPADRIAADKAAMMPLPPVAPEVGWRKSVRLPRDHYVRVDSNDYSVHPAVVGRRIEVHADLDRVWVTCEGAVVADHVRVWAQHQTITDFEHTVAAKQLRHGRADLLRPVADVVTGEEVEIRSLTTYDRVLGLVDEPDDELVDEEVS; from the coding sequence GTGTTGTCAGTGGAGGACTGGGCTGAGATCCGCCGGTTGCACCGTGCGGAGGGAGTGCCGATCAAGGTGATCGCCAGGTCGATGGGGATCTCGAAGAACACGGTGCGCAAGGCGCTGCGTGATGAGGGTCCGCCGCGCTACGAGCGGCCCGCGCGAGGGTCGTTGGTCGACGAGGTGGAGCCGCGGATCCGCGAGTTGTTGCGGGTCACGCCGACGATGCCGGCCACGGTTGTCGCTGAGCGGATCGGCTGGGAGCACTCGATCCGGACCCTGCGTACCCGGGTGAGCGAGCTGCGGCCGGTGTACCTGCCACCGGACCCGGCGTCGCGCACGACCTATGAGGCAGGCGAGCTGGCGCAGTTCGACTTCTGGTTCCCCGACATCGAGCTCCCGGTCGGCTACGGCCAGACCAGGACGGCGAAACGGCTGCCGGTGATGACGATGTGCTCGGGCTACTCCCGGTGGACGGGTGCGGTGCTGATCCCTCGTCGAGAGTCTGAGGACCTCTTCGCGGGTTGGTGGCATCTGATCCAACAGCTCGGCGCGGTGCCGCGCACGCTGGTGTGGGACGGCGAGGGCGCGGTCGGGCGTTGGCGCGCCCGACGACCCGAGCTGACTGCCGAGTGTCAGGCATTTCGCGGCGTGCTCGGTGCCAGCGTGTACATCTGCAAGCCGGCTGACCCTGAGGCAAAGGGGATGCTGGAACGGTTCCACGACTACCTCGAGCGGTCCTTCCTGCCCGGGCGGACATTCACCTCACCCGAGGACTTCAACACCCAGCTGGGCAAGTGGGTGGCCAGGGCCAACACACGTCGGATGCGGGTGCTGGGCTGCTCGCCGGCGGACCGGATCGCAGCGGACAAGGCCGCGATGATGCCGTTGCCGCCGGTCGCGCCCGAGGTCGGCTGGCGCAAGAGCGTGCGGCTGCCGCGCGACCACTACGTCCGCGTCGACTCGAACGACTACTCGGTCCACCCGGCTGTGGTCGGACGGCGGATTGAGGTCCACGCCGACCTCGACCGGGTCTGGGTGACCTGCGAGGGCGCGGTCGTCGCCGACCACGTCCGGGTGTGGGCACAGCACCAGACCATCACCGACTTCGAGCACACCGTCGCGGCCAAGCAGCTGCGTCACGGTCGAGCGGACCTGCTGCGGCCGGTCGCCGACGTTGTGACCGGTGAGGAGGTCGAGATCCGGTCGCTGACCACCTACGACCGAGTCCTCGGCCTGGTCGACGAACCGGACGACGAGCTCGTGGATGAGGAGGTGTCGTGA
- the istB gene encoding IS21-like element helper ATPase IstB — translation MATRATKTASKTGRDVTSELEFLTRALKAPTLRESVARLAERAREESWTHEEFLAACLQREVSARESHGGEGRIRAARFPARKSLEDFDYDHARGLKRETIAHLGTLDFVAGKENVVLLGPPGTGKTHLATGLAIRACQAGHRVQFATASQWVDRLADAHHAGRLQDELRRLVRYPVLVIDEVGYIPFEPEAANLFFQLVSSRYERASLIVTSNKNFARWGEVFGDDTVAAAMIDRLVHHAEVIALKGDSYRLKNRELGRVPAAVNEEN, via the coding sequence ATGGCCACCCGTGCCACGAAGACGGCATCGAAGACGGGTCGTGATGTCACCAGCGAGTTGGAGTTCCTGACCCGAGCATTGAAGGCACCCACGCTGCGCGAATCGGTCGCCCGGCTGGCTGAGCGTGCCCGCGAGGAGTCCTGGACCCATGAGGAGTTCCTGGCAGCGTGCCTGCAGCGCGAGGTGTCAGCGCGCGAGTCCCACGGTGGCGAGGGCCGGATCCGGGCCGCCCGGTTCCCGGCACGCAAGTCGTTGGAGGACTTCGACTACGACCACGCCCGTGGCCTGAAGCGGGAGACCATCGCGCACCTGGGCACCCTGGACTTCGTCGCCGGCAAGGAGAACGTCGTGCTCCTCGGCCCGCCCGGCACCGGGAAGACCCACCTGGCCACCGGGCTGGCGATCCGGGCCTGTCAGGCCGGGCACCGCGTCCAGTTCGCCACCGCGTCCCAGTGGGTCGACCGGCTTGCCGACGCCCACCACGCCGGCAGGCTGCAAGACGAGCTCCGCCGACTGGTCCGCTATCCGGTGCTGGTCATCGACGAGGTCGGCTACATCCCGTTCGAGCCCGAGGCAGCCAACCTGTTCTTCCAGCTCGTCTCATCGCGCTACGAACGCGCCAGCCTGATCGTCACCAGCAACAAGAACTTCGCCCGCTGGGGCGAGGTCTTCGGCGACGACACCGTCGCTGCCGCGATGATCGACCGGCTCGTCCACCACGCCGAGGTCATCGCCCTGAAGGGCGACTCCTACCGGCTGAAGAACCGAGAGCTCGGCCGCGTCCCCGCGGCCGTCAACGAAGAGAACTAG
- a CDS encoding helix-turn-helix domain-containing protein, whose amino-acid sequence MTAQPDTPRPRQNPGDEMLSLQEACVFLRVPEGTLRYWRHLGAGPRSFKVGRHIRYWRADLVLWLTEQTNRPQGRG is encoded by the coding sequence ATGACCGCACAACCCGACACCCCACGACCCCGCCAGAACCCCGGCGACGAGATGCTAAGCCTCCAGGAAGCCTGCGTCTTCCTCCGCGTCCCCGAAGGCACCCTGCGCTACTGGCGCCACCTCGGGGCCGGCCCTCGCAGCTTCAAGGTGGGCCGCCACATTCGCTACTGGCGAGCCGACCTCGTCCTCTGGCTCACCGAACAGACCAACCGTCCCCAGGGACGGGGCTGA
- a CDS encoding IS3 family transposase (programmed frameshift), which translates to MARPSKYPPELRERAVRMVLESRVDYPHEAAAIRSIAAKLGITSTESVRKWVRQAEIDGGVRAGKTSEELAEIKALKRENAELRRANEILKSASGFLRGGARPPQQVLIDFIDTHRADYGIEPICRVLAEHGIKIAPSTYYDARVRRPSRRARRDAEIVAVIAAERGRQRLLARFGSRKMWLHLRRQGHDVARCTIERLYRQQGWEGARRLKKVRTTIADPAADRPLDRVDRQFWAARPNQLWVADFTYVATWSGTVYVAFIFDVFSRRIVGWRAATRMTTDLVLDTLEHAIWTRQQAGITDLSGLVHHTDAGSQYVSFAFTERLVDEGVDPSVGSVGDAYDNALAESQIGLYKAELIRPEGPWRGVEHVELETLNWVDFFNNERPHEAIDDLTPVEAEELHYAARNQLTPTG; encoded by the exons ATGGCACGTCCCTCGAAGTACCCGCCCGAGTTGCGTGAGCGCGCGGTGCGGATGGTGTTGGAGTCGCGTGTGGACTATCCGCACGAGGCGGCTGCGATCAGGTCGATCGCGGCGAAGCTCGGGATCACCTCGACCGAGTCGGTGCGCAAGTGGGTCAGGCAGGCCGAGATCGATGGTGGTGTCCGGGCCGGGAAGACCAGCGAGGAGCTGGCTGAGATCAAGGCGCTGAAGCGGGAGAACGCCGAGCTGCGGCGGGCGAACGAGATCTTGAAGAGCGCCTCGG GCTTTCTTCGCGGCGGAGCTCGACCGCCCCAACAGGTATTGATCGACTTCATCGACACCCACAGGGCCGACTACGGGATCGAGCCGATCTGTCGTGTGCTCGCCGAGCACGGGATCAAGATCGCCCCGTCGACCTACTACGACGCCAGGGTTAGACGGCCCTCGCGACGTGCTCGGCGTGACGCCGAGATCGTCGCGGTGATCGCGGCCGAGAGGGGCCGGCAACGGCTGCTGGCGCGGTTCGGGTCACGCAAGATGTGGCTCCACCTACGCCGGCAGGGTCACGACGTGGCCAGGTGCACGATCGAGCGGCTGTACCGCCAGCAGGGCTGGGAGGGCGCACGACGGTTGAAGAAGGTCCGCACCACCATCGCCGATCCCGCGGCCGACCGTCCCCTGGATCGTGTGGACCGGCAGTTCTGGGCTGCGCGTCCGAACCAGCTGTGGGTTGCTGACTTCACCTACGTCGCGACCTGGTCCGGCACCGTCTACGTCGCATTCATCTTCGACGTGTTCTCCCGCCGCATCGTGGGCTGGCGGGCAGCGACGAGGATGACGACCGACCTGGTCCTCGACACTCTCGAGCACGCGATCTGGACTCGCCAGCAGGCCGGCATCACCGACCTGTCGGGGTTGGTCCATCACACCGATGCCGGGTCGCAGTACGTCAGTTTCGCGTTCACCGAACGGCTCGTTGACGAGGGCGTCGACCCTTCTGTCGGATCGGTCGGCGATGCCTACGATAACGCGCTCGCCGAGTCTCAGATCGGGCTCTACAAGGCTGAGCTGATCCGTCCCGAAGGACCTTGGCGCGGTGTCGAGCACGTCGAGCTCGAGACCCTCAACTGGGTCGACTTCTTCAACAACGAGCGCCCGCACGAGGCCATCGACGACCTGACCCCGGTCGAGGCCGAAGAACTTCACTACGCTGCAAGAAACCAGCTCACGCCGACCGGCTGA
- a CDS encoding IS256 family transposase — protein sequence MTVDPNSIDLPTFMTEHLARAEPDLLRTMLSTFVQALMSAEADAICGAGYGERSPERTNSRNGYRTRDFDTRTGTMEVAIPKLREGSYFPDWLLERRRRAERALTTVVATCYLLGVSTRRMEKLVETLGITRLSKSQVSVMAKELDAHVEDFRTRPLDAGPYTFLAADALTMKVREGGRVVNTHVLVATGVNADGHREILGVDICSAESEAGWLTLFRGLNARGLSGVKLVTSDAHSGLVAAMTATLDGAAWQRCRTHYAANLMSATPKSSWGWVKAMLHSIYDQPDTKAVHAQFDRVIDTLDEKLPAVAEHLEEARADILAFTAFPKEIWRQIWSNNPNERLNREIRRRTDVVGIFPDRNSAIRLIGAVLAEQHDDWAEGRRYLGLDVLARSRIALINTNETTDQKEDLTPAALTA from the coding sequence ATGACCGTCGACCCCAACTCTATTGACCTGCCCACGTTCATGACCGAGCACCTGGCGCGTGCCGAGCCCGACCTACTCCGGACCATGTTGTCCACGTTCGTGCAGGCGTTGATGTCGGCCGAGGCCGACGCGATCTGCGGCGCCGGCTACGGCGAACGCAGCCCGGAGCGGACCAACTCCCGCAACGGCTACCGGACCCGGGACTTCGACACCCGCACCGGCACGATGGAGGTTGCGATTCCCAAGCTGCGCGAGGGCTCGTACTTCCCCGACTGGCTCCTCGAGCGCCGCCGTCGGGCCGAGCGGGCCCTGACCACAGTGGTGGCAACCTGCTACCTCCTCGGGGTGTCGACGCGGCGGATGGAGAAGCTCGTCGAGACCCTCGGCATCACCAGGTTGTCGAAGTCGCAAGTCAGCGTGATGGCCAAGGAGCTCGACGCGCACGTGGAGGACTTCCGCACCCGGCCACTCGACGCCGGGCCGTACACGTTCCTGGCCGCGGACGCGTTGACGATGAAGGTCCGCGAGGGCGGGCGGGTCGTGAACACCCACGTCCTGGTCGCGACCGGCGTCAACGCCGATGGGCACCGCGAGATCCTCGGCGTGGACATCTGCTCGGCCGAGTCCGAGGCCGGCTGGCTGACCCTGTTCCGCGGCCTGAACGCCCGCGGCCTGAGCGGCGTCAAGCTCGTCACGTCCGATGCCCACAGTGGCCTGGTGGCCGCGATGACGGCGACCCTGGACGGTGCCGCCTGGCAGCGATGCCGCACCCACTACGCGGCGAACCTGATGTCCGCGACACCAAAGTCGTCGTGGGGCTGGGTCAAGGCGATGCTGCACTCGATCTACGACCAGCCCGACACCAAGGCCGTGCACGCCCAGTTCGACCGCGTCATCGACACCCTGGACGAGAAGCTCCCCGCCGTGGCCGAGCACCTCGAGGAAGCCCGCGCCGACATCCTGGCCTTCACCGCGTTCCCGAAAGAGATCTGGCGCCAGATCTGGTCCAACAATCCCAACGAGCGCCTCAACCGCGAGATCCGCCGACGCACCGACGTCGTCGGGATCTTCCCCGACCGCAACTCCGCCATCCGACTCATCGGAGCCGTCCTGGCCGAGCAGCACGACGACTGGGCCGAGGGCCGCCGCTACCTCGGACTCGACGTCCTGGCACGCTCCCGCATCGCACTCATCAACACCAACGAGACCACCGACCAGAAGGAGGACCTGACACCCGCCGCACTCACTGCCTAG